One genomic segment of Hymenobacter psoromatis includes these proteins:
- a CDS encoding HAD family hydrolase, with the protein MLPTTPVTTVLFDLDDTLFDHMATARAALAATAAIRPALQQVPLEELYQRYSELLEELHPLVMTGQLSYLGARQLRFQRLLAPYEPAVSAVVVTQVAEQHYRHYQRLRQPVAGALALLKCLKPDYQIGIVTNNRTAEQEEKLRHLGMREFVDALITSEGVGVLKPDPAIYEVALRRLGVTAAETVMVGDNWQADVLGALAMGIRPVWLNRLGVARPLAHVAELASLEPLVDVCQQLIGPH; encoded by the coding sequence ATGCTCCCAACTACTCCGGTAACCACGGTTCTTTTTGACCTCGACGATACGCTCTTCGACCACATGGCTACGGCGCGGGCGGCCCTGGCCGCCACGGCGGCCATCCGGCCGGCCTTGCAGCAGGTGCCATTAGAAGAGCTTTATCAGCGCTACAGCGAGCTGCTGGAGGAGTTGCACCCGCTGGTGATGACGGGCCAGCTTTCGTACCTGGGGGCGCGGCAACTGCGCTTTCAGCGGCTGCTGGCACCGTATGAGCCGGCCGTCTCCGCGGTGGTAGTTACGCAGGTGGCTGAGCAGCACTATAGGCATTATCAGCGGCTGCGGCAGCCCGTGGCGGGCGCGTTGGCGCTGCTGAAATGCCTGAAGCCGGACTACCAGATTGGGATTGTAACCAATAACCGCACGGCCGAGCAGGAAGAAAAGCTGCGCCACCTGGGCATGCGCGAGTTCGTGGATGCCTTGATTACCTCGGAGGGGGTAGGGGTGCTCAAGCCGGACCCTGCTATTTACGAAGTGGCCCTGCGGCGCTTGGGAGTCACGGCCGCCGAAACGGTGATGGTGGGCGATAATTGGCAGGCCGACGTGCTGGGGGCGCTGGCCATGGGCATCCGGCCTGTCTGGCTGAACCGCCTGGGGGTAGCCCGGCCGCTGGCCCACGTAGCGGAGTTGGCCAGCCTGGAGCCGCTGGTTGACGTATGCCAACAACTCATCGGGCCTCACTAG
- the hisF gene encoding imidazole glycerol phosphate synthase subunit HisF yields the protein MLTKRLIACLDVQNGRTVKGTNFVNLRDAGDPVALAARYAQEGIDELVLLDITATVEKRRTLIELVRNVAREVNIPFTVGGGIGAVADVEALLLSGADKVSLNSSVLREPGLIDELARRFGSQCIVVAVDARQTNETAAHAADEAWEVFTHGGRHPAGREALAWCREAAERGAGEILLTSMSHDGTRDGYALGLTRGVAAGVGIPVIASGGAGAAPHFRDVLRPGGADAALAASVFHFGDLSVAGLKNYLLTEGVAMRPVG from the coding sequence ATGCTGACCAAACGCCTCATTGCCTGCCTCGACGTGCAGAACGGCCGTACCGTGAAGGGCACCAACTTCGTAAACCTGCGCGATGCCGGCGACCCCGTGGCCCTGGCCGCGCGCTACGCCCAGGAGGGCATTGACGAGTTAGTGCTGCTCGACATCACGGCCACCGTGGAAAAGCGCCGCACCCTCATTGAGCTGGTGCGCAACGTGGCCCGCGAGGTCAATATTCCGTTCACCGTGGGCGGGGGCATCGGGGCGGTGGCCGATGTGGAGGCGCTCCTATTAAGCGGTGCCGATAAGGTTAGCCTTAACTCCTCGGTGCTGCGCGAGCCTGGCCTCATTGACGAGTTAGCTCGCCGCTTTGGCAGCCAGTGCATCGTGGTGGCCGTTGATGCCCGCCAAACCAACGAAACCGCCGCCCATGCGGCCGACGAGGCCTGGGAAGTCTTTACCCACGGCGGTCGCCACCCCGCCGGCCGCGAGGCCCTGGCCTGGTGCCGCGAGGCTGCCGAGCGCGGCGCGGGCGAAATCCTGCTCACCAGCATGAGCCACGACGGCACCCGCGACGGCTACGCCCTGGGCCTCACGCGGGGCGTGGCGGCGGGGGTAGGGATACCGGTTATTGCCTCGGGGGGGGCCGGGGCGGCTCCGCACTTCCGCGACGTGCTGCGGCCTGGCGGGGCCGATGCTGCGCTGGCGGCCAGCGTCTTTCACTTCGGCGACCTCTCGGTGGCCGGCCTCAAAAATTATCTCCTGACCGAAGGGGTGGCCATGCGCCCGGTAGGGTAG
- a CDS encoding VOC family protein, whose translation MQQQLAHVTLVVRDYDEAIHFYTHQLGFHLVADTPLGDGKRWVLVAPPGAGGGSALLLAQADGPEQLRYVGNQTGGRVFLFLTTDDFWRDYHRLMAQGVQFQETPREEVYATVAVFADLYGNLWDLLQPKPAPIT comes from the coding sequence ATGCAGCAGCAACTAGCCCATGTCACGCTGGTCGTGCGCGATTACGACGAGGCCATTCACTTTTATACGCATCAGCTGGGGTTTCACCTGGTGGCCGACACGCCCTTGGGCGACGGTAAGCGCTGGGTGCTGGTGGCCCCGCCGGGCGCCGGGGGGGGTAGTGCGCTGCTGCTGGCCCAGGCCGACGGCCCTGAGCAGTTGCGCTACGTAGGCAACCAGACCGGCGGCCGGGTGTTCTTATTTTTAACGACCGACGATTTTTGGCGCGACTACCACCGCCTGATGGCGCAGGGCGTGCAGTTTCAGGAAACGCCCCGCGAGGAAGTATATGCTACCGTGGCCGTTTTTGCCGACCTCTACGGCAACCTCTGGGACCTGCTGCAACCTAAGCCCGCACCCATTACCTGA
- the hisIE gene encoding bifunctional phosphoribosyl-AMP cyclohydrolase/phosphoribosyl-ATP diphosphatase HisIE, translated as MNTELDFDKMPDQLIPAIVQDAATGQVLMLGYFNAEAWQRTQAEGRVTFFSRSKQRLWTKGETSGNFLQVVSLHIDCDRDTVLVMARPDGPTCHRGTTSCFEAQSTATGEVGASTDAALPTPPVGFLAELDRLIERRQQLPQEEPGSYTVRLFEKGLARIAQKVGEEAVETVIDAMAGNRVGLPGEAADLLFHLLVLLRASGSSLDEMLGVLRQRHQTIAAGQRRPLPE; from the coding sequence ATGAATACGGAGTTAGATTTTGATAAAATGCCTGACCAGCTCATTCCCGCCATTGTGCAGGATGCCGCCACGGGCCAGGTGCTTATGCTGGGCTACTTTAATGCCGAAGCCTGGCAACGCACCCAGGCCGAGGGCCGGGTCACGTTCTTCTCGCGCTCCAAGCAGCGCCTCTGGACCAAGGGCGAAACCAGCGGCAATTTCCTGCAGGTAGTAAGCTTGCATATCGACTGCGACCGGGATACAGTATTAGTAATGGCCCGGCCCGACGGCCCGACCTGCCACCGGGGTACCACGAGCTGCTTCGAAGCTCAGTCAACTGCAACCGGGGAGGTAGGGGCTAGTACCGATGCCGCGCTGCCTACTCCCCCGGTTGGCTTCCTGGCCGAGCTAGACCGCCTCATCGAGCGCCGACAGCAGCTGCCGCAGGAAGAGCCGGGTTCTTACACTGTTCGCTTATTTGAAAAAGGCTTGGCCCGGATTGCGCAAAAAGTAGGGGAGGAGGCCGTGGAAACCGTTATTGACGCGATGGCGGGTAACCGCGTAGGCTTGCCTGGGGAAGCTGCCGACCTGCTCTTCCACCTGCTGGTGTTGTTGCGGGCCTCGGGCTCGTCGCTGGACGAAATGCTAGGCGTGTTGCGTCAGCGCCACCAGACTATCGCCGCCGGGCAGCGCCGTCCGCTGCCCGAATAA
- a CDS encoding tetratricopeptide repeat protein gives MKKTFLTLAASVALTAAVGLATPALAQNSAVTNALLSQKAGQLDKALASINEAIANDKTKDKAKTWFTRGEIYYQLLDPNTQALFAKYTKDMQPGEALQKAAESYKKALELDGPSGEYGKQVPSRLQNLYGQAFNAGVKNYNDKDFDKAIANYKLASQLNPQDTTAVLYTAYAEEAKQDFAGAKTSYNQLLGMDAYKSKPAPVNVYTRLLQIAHQQKNEPEAQQVLKQALVAYPTNKAFLIEDLNMSMTGGNSDAAMEKISKAIAADPTNANLYAVRGSLYDAQKKTDLAQADYKKSIELDPNNFDAQFNMGIYNFNQAANMYTKASKMDLKTYQLKGKPLETQGKKYFEAAVPYFEKSLEIQPNDAASISALQKVYFRLGRNADSKRMEDRLQALKK, from the coding sequence ATGAAAAAGACCTTTCTGACGCTAGCCGCATCGGTCGCCCTAACGGCCGCCGTTGGCTTGGCCACGCCGGCCCTGGCCCAGAATTCGGCCGTTACTAACGCTCTCCTTAGTCAAAAAGCCGGCCAGCTGGACAAGGCGTTAGCAAGCATCAACGAAGCCATTGCCAATGATAAGACCAAGGACAAGGCTAAAACCTGGTTTACCCGAGGCGAAATCTACTACCAGCTGCTGGACCCCAATACTCAAGCCCTCTTTGCCAAGTATACTAAAGATATGCAGCCGGGCGAGGCCCTGCAAAAAGCGGCTGAGTCGTACAAAAAGGCCCTGGAACTGGACGGCCCAAGCGGGGAATACGGTAAGCAGGTGCCTTCACGTTTACAAAACCTTTATGGCCAGGCGTTTAATGCCGGGGTAAAAAACTACAACGATAAAGATTTCGACAAGGCCATCGCCAATTATAAGCTGGCTTCGCAGCTTAACCCCCAGGATACGACTGCCGTGCTCTATACGGCCTACGCTGAGGAAGCCAAGCAAGACTTCGCCGGGGCTAAGACCAGCTATAACCAGCTGCTGGGCATGGACGCCTATAAGTCGAAGCCAGCCCCGGTTAACGTGTACACTCGCTTGCTCCAGATAGCGCACCAGCAAAAAAATGAGCCGGAGGCGCAGCAGGTTCTCAAGCAAGCATTGGTAGCGTATCCGACGAACAAGGCTTTTTTGATTGAGGACCTGAACATGTCTATGACGGGGGGCAATAGCGATGCGGCAATGGAAAAAATCAGCAAAGCCATCGCCGCCGACCCCACCAATGCCAACCTGTACGCGGTGCGCGGCTCGCTCTACGACGCCCAGAAGAAAACTGACCTCGCGCAGGCTGACTACAAGAAATCCATTGAGTTGGACCCGAATAATTTTGATGCCCAGTTCAATATGGGTATCTACAACTTCAACCAAGCGGCTAACATGTATACTAAGGCCAGTAAAATGGACCTGAAAACGTACCAGTTAAAGGGTAAGCCGCTGGAGACTCAAGGTAAGAAATATTTCGAAGCTGCGGTGCCGTACTTTGAGAAGTCGCTCGAAATTCAGCCCAATGATGCGGCCAGCATCAGTGCGCTTCAGAAGGTATATTTCCGCCTCGGGCGTAATGCCGATTCCAAGCGGATGGAAGACCGGCTACAAGCTTTGAAGAAATAA
- the gyrA gene encoding DNA gyrase subunit A, whose protein sequence is MAEGEKIIPINIEDEMRGAYIDYSMSVIISRALPDVRDGLKPVHRRVLYGMSELGVSYSKSHKKSARIVGEVLGKYHPHGDSSVYDTMVRMAQDWSLRYPLVDGQGNFGSIDGDSPAAMRYTEARLKRLSDELLGDLDKDTVDFQPNFDDSLEEPSVLPAKFPNLLVNGTSGIAVGMATNMAPHNMREVVDGIVAYLDNEAITIPELMQYVTAPDFPTGGIVYGYEGVKQAFETGRGRIVLRAKTNFETLPNGKEQIIVTEIPYQVNKASMIEKTAALINDKKIEGIAALRDESDRDGMRIVYELKRDALNTVVLNNLFKYTQLQSSFGVNNVALVKGRPMTLNLRDLIVYFVEHREEVIVRRTRYELAEAQKRAHILEGLLIALDHLDEVIRLIRESRDPEVARLGLIERFALSEVQARAILDMRLQRLTGLERDKLVAEYEELMREVDRLNAILASPQEQRALIKRELLEMRERYGDERRTSINHAGGDFSMEDMIADEAMVITVSREGYIKRTSLDEYRTQNRGGVGARGAGSKQDDFTEHLFVATTHEYLLIFTEQGRMFWLRAYEVPETAKTTKGTPLQNLIDKPKEDAVRSVLNVRNLRSPDYLENTFLMFCTAKGTVKKTPLEAYSRPRAAGINAITINEGDRLLDVQLLAGNSQVVLASRSGRAVRFPEEKVRPMGRTAAGVRGITLSEDEPDDQVVGMVCIADSEQQELLVVTEHGYGKRSALDGEGGYRVTNRGGKGVKAMQVTEKTGKLVSIQAVTDADDLMIINRSGLTIRLSMSELRTIGRATQGVRLFKVAANDEISSVAKVAAAEVELDPLAELAETGSVGDITDGVGGSPDEPDLALADAEDGEGPDEQE, encoded by the coding sequence ATGGCCGAAGGCGAAAAAATTATTCCGATTAACATCGAAGACGAGATGCGCGGGGCTTACATCGACTACTCGATGTCGGTCATCATCTCACGGGCGCTGCCCGACGTGCGCGACGGCCTGAAGCCCGTGCACCGGCGCGTGCTCTACGGTATGAGCGAGCTGGGCGTCTCGTATTCCAAAAGCCACAAAAAATCGGCTCGTATCGTGGGTGAGGTGCTGGGTAAGTACCATCCGCACGGCGACAGCTCGGTCTACGACACGATGGTGCGCATGGCCCAGGACTGGAGCCTGCGCTACCCCTTGGTGGACGGTCAGGGCAACTTTGGCTCGATTGACGGCGACTCGCCGGCCGCCATGCGCTACACCGAGGCCCGCCTCAAGCGCTTGTCCGACGAGCTGCTGGGCGACCTCGACAAGGACACGGTGGACTTCCAGCCCAACTTCGACGACTCGCTCGAAGAGCCCAGCGTGCTGCCCGCCAAGTTCCCGAACCTGCTGGTGAATGGCACCAGCGGCATTGCCGTGGGCATGGCCACCAACATGGCGCCTCACAACATGCGTGAAGTGGTGGACGGCATCGTGGCCTACCTCGACAACGAGGCGATTACCATCCCGGAGCTCATGCAGTACGTGACGGCCCCGGACTTTCCGACCGGTGGCATCGTCTACGGCTACGAGGGCGTGAAGCAGGCATTTGAAACGGGTCGGGGCCGCATCGTGCTGCGGGCCAAAACCAACTTCGAGACCCTGCCCAACGGCAAGGAGCAGATTATCGTGACCGAGATTCCCTACCAGGTGAATAAAGCCTCGATGATTGAGAAGACGGCCGCGCTGATTAATGACAAGAAGATTGAGGGCATCGCCGCCCTGCGCGACGAGAGCGACCGCGATGGCATGCGCATTGTGTATGAATTGAAGCGCGATGCCCTGAACACGGTGGTGCTCAATAACTTGTTTAAGTACACCCAGCTGCAATCCTCGTTCGGCGTCAACAACGTGGCCCTGGTCAAGGGCCGCCCGATGACCCTGAACCTGCGCGACCTCATCGTGTACTTCGTGGAGCACCGCGAGGAAGTCATCGTGCGCCGCACCCGCTACGAGCTGGCCGAGGCGCAGAAGCGGGCGCACATTCTGGAAGGTCTGCTTATCGCGTTGGACCACCTGGACGAGGTGATTCGCCTCATTCGCGAGTCGCGCGACCCGGAGGTGGCCCGGCTGGGTCTCATCGAGCGCTTCGCCCTGAGTGAGGTGCAGGCCCGCGCCATCCTGGACATGCGCCTGCAGCGCCTCACCGGCCTGGAGCGCGACAAGCTCGTGGCCGAGTACGAGGAGCTGATGCGCGAGGTGGACCGGCTGAATGCCATCCTGGCCTCGCCCCAGGAGCAGCGCGCCCTCATCAAGCGCGAGCTGCTGGAGATGCGCGAGCGCTACGGCGACGAGCGCCGCACCAGCATCAACCATGCGGGCGGCGACTTCTCGATGGAGGACATGATTGCTGACGAGGCAATGGTAATTACCGTGAGCCGCGAGGGCTACATCAAGCGCACCAGCCTCGATGAGTACCGCACCCAGAATCGGGGGGGGGTAGGGGCTCGCGGGGCCGGCTCGAAGCAGGACGACTTCACGGAGCATCTGTTCGTGGCTACTACCCACGAGTATCTGCTCATCTTCACGGAGCAGGGCCGCATGTTCTGGCTGCGGGCCTACGAGGTGCCCGAAACCGCTAAAACCACCAAGGGTACCCCGCTGCAAAACCTGATTGATAAGCCCAAGGAAGACGCTGTGCGCTCGGTGCTGAACGTGCGCAACCTGCGCTCGCCCGACTATCTGGAGAACACCTTCCTTATGTTCTGCACCGCCAAGGGTACGGTGAAGAAAACCCCCCTCGAAGCCTACTCGCGGCCGCGAGCGGCGGGTATTAACGCCATTACCATCAACGAAGGCGACCGCCTGCTCGACGTGCAGCTGCTGGCTGGCAACTCGCAGGTCGTGCTGGCTTCGCGTTCGGGCCGGGCGGTACGCTTTCCCGAGGAAAAAGTGCGCCCGATGGGCCGCACGGCGGCCGGCGTGCGCGGTATCACGCTGAGCGAGGACGAGCCTGACGACCAGGTAGTGGGCATGGTTTGCATCGCCGACTCCGAGCAGCAGGAGCTGCTGGTGGTGACCGAGCATGGCTACGGTAAGCGCTCGGCCCTGGATGGGGAGGGGGGCTACCGCGTCACCAACCGCGGTGGTAAGGGCGTGAAAGCGATGCAGGTAACCGAGAAAACTGGTAAGCTAGTGTCTATTCAGGCCGTAACCGATGCCGACGACCTGATGATAATTAACCGCTCGGGTCTCACCATTCGGCTGAGTATGAGTGAGTTGCGGACAATCGGCCGCGCCACGCAGGGTGTGCGCCTGTTTAAGGTGGCGGCCAACGACGAGATTTCCTCAGTGGCCAAGGTCGCGGCCGCCGAAGTAGAGCTAGACCCGTTGGCCGAGCTAGCGGAGACTGGTTCAGTAGGTGACATCACCGATGGGGTAGGGGGTAGCCCCGACGAGCCAGACCTGGCTCTGGCCGACGCGGAGGACGGCGAAGGTCCCGACGAGCAGGAATAA
- a CDS encoding HD domain-containing protein produces MIIETTAAFIEEKFRAEGSGHDWPHIRRVWQVARALAAQTPGTDPEVTELAALLHDIADWKFHGGDYEAGPRAARAWLLSQQVPEATIARVEQVIREVSFKGLGVETPVSSPEAAVVQDADRLDAIGAIGVGRAFAYGGHKGRPLHDPAVPPVAHADFEQYKQSTTPTLNHFYEKLLHLKDRLHTPAARQLAAVRHHFMEQFVAQFLAEWEGTDLPPQL; encoded by the coding sequence ATGATAATTGAAACCACCGCCGCTTTCATCGAAGAGAAATTCCGCGCCGAAGGCTCGGGCCACGACTGGCCGCACATCCGGCGGGTGTGGCAGGTGGCGCGGGCGCTGGCCGCCCAAACCCCCGGTACCGACCCCGAGGTAACCGAGCTGGCGGCGCTGCTGCACGACATTGCCGACTGGAAGTTTCACGGCGGCGACTACGAGGCCGGCCCCCGCGCCGCCCGCGCCTGGCTCCTGAGCCAGCAGGTACCGGAGGCCACTATCGCCCGCGTCGAGCAGGTTATTCGCGAGGTTAGCTTTAAGGGCCTGGGGGTCGAAACGCCCGTGAGTAGCCCCGAGGCGGCCGTGGTGCAGGATGCCGACCGCCTCGACGCCATCGGGGCCATCGGGGTGGGTAGGGCCTTCGCCTACGGCGGCCACAAGGGCCGCCCGCTGCACGACCCCGCCGTGCCGCCCGTGGCACACGCCGATTTTGAGCAGTACAAGCAAAGCACCACGCCCACCCTTAACCACTTCTACGAGAAGCTCTTGCACCTGAAAGACCGCCTGCACACGCCCGCCGCCCGCCAGTTGGCCGCCGTGCGCCACCACTTTATGGAGCAGTTCGTGGCGCAGTTTCTGGCTGAGTGGGAGGGCACCGACCTGCCGCCGCAACTGTAG
- a CDS encoding NAD(P)H-dependent glycerol-3-phosphate dehydrogenase gives MEKIAMLGGGSWATALTKILSENGARVDWWLRSKDDVQHLQRTGHNPRYLSAVQLDRHRVFPTADLADAVAEADWLVLAVPAAFVQPVLDKLGRDALRHKTGVVSAIKGMIPGKNVLVTDYVQERFRLPPSHLGVIAGPCHAEEVALEKQSYLTIGSPDVPGLATAFCQLLRNRYVSAHPAADLDGIEYCAVMKNIIALTGGIAHGLGYGDNFLAVLVSNAVQEIRRFLQAISPQPRDLSASAYLGDLLVTSYSQFSRNRTFGSMVGRGYSVKSAQLEMNMIAEGYYAVKSIHELNRKLKVNMPITTAAYNILYERIAPAVELEILKEKLR, from the coding sequence TTGGAAAAAATTGCCATGCTGGGCGGCGGCTCCTGGGCCACGGCCCTCACCAAAATTCTCTCCGAAAACGGGGCCCGTGTGGACTGGTGGCTGCGCTCGAAAGACGACGTGCAGCACCTGCAGCGCACCGGCCACAACCCGCGCTACCTCTCGGCCGTGCAGCTCGACCGCCACCGGGTGTTTCCGACCGCCGACCTGGCCGATGCCGTAGCCGAGGCCGACTGGCTGGTGCTGGCCGTGCCGGCGGCCTTCGTGCAGCCGGTGCTCGACAAGCTAGGCCGCGACGCGCTGCGCCACAAAACAGGCGTCGTCTCGGCCATCAAGGGCATGATTCCGGGTAAGAATGTGCTCGTGACCGACTACGTACAGGAGCGCTTCCGCCTACCCCCCTCCCACCTGGGCGTGATAGCCGGGCCCTGCCACGCCGAAGAAGTGGCCCTCGAAAAGCAGAGCTACCTTACCATTGGCTCGCCCGACGTGCCGGGCCTGGCTACGGCCTTTTGCCAGCTGCTGCGCAACCGCTACGTGAGCGCTCACCCGGCCGCCGACCTCGACGGCATCGAGTACTGCGCCGTGATGAAAAATATCATCGCCCTGACCGGCGGCATCGCCCACGGCCTGGGCTACGGCGATAATTTTCTGGCCGTGCTGGTCAGCAATGCGGTGCAGGAAATCCGGCGCTTTCTGCAAGCCATCTCGCCCCAGCCGCGCGACCTCTCGGCCTCGGCCTACCTCGGCGATTTGCTGGTAACTTCTTACTCGCAGTTTTCGCGCAACCGAACATTTGGGAGCATGGTGGGCCGGGGCTACTCCGTGAAATCGGCCCAGCTGGAAATGAACATGATTGCCGAGGGCTACTACGCCGTCAAAAGCATTCACGAGCTAAACCGCAAGCTGAAGGTGAACATGCCCATCACCACGGCGGCGTATAATATTCTCTACGAGCGTATTGCGCCGGCCGTGGAGCTGGAAATATTGAAAGAGAAACTTAGGTAG
- a CDS encoding HAD domain-containing protein, producing MVILLDLDGVLITTPAWRAVETAADGFCKFNERATTNLAAILAETKAAFVLTTSHRINYSVTQWEAIFKARSLFPSAITKVNNRTTLPQAGSRASEIETWVMRQSATTNYVVVDDDLSLHTLPPAIKSRCVLTKPLVGLDTTATKQVLHILRSNAFPTTL from the coding sequence ATGGTAATTTTACTCGATTTGGATGGCGTATTAATCACGACGCCAGCTTGGCGGGCGGTAGAAACTGCGGCCGATGGCTTCTGCAAATTCAATGAGCGAGCCACGACAAACCTAGCTGCTATTCTGGCCGAAACTAAAGCGGCCTTCGTACTGACGACTTCGCACCGTATCAACTATTCGGTCACGCAATGGGAAGCGATTTTTAAAGCACGGAGTCTTTTCCCTTCGGCTATCACAAAGGTGAATAACCGCACTACGCTGCCCCAGGCCGGCTCCCGCGCTAGTGAGATTGAAACCTGGGTAATGCGACAGAGTGCAACCACTAACTACGTTGTAGTTGATGATGACCTTTCGCTACACACCCTACCCCCAGCTATAAAAAGCCGGTGCGTACTTACTAAACCGCTAGTTGGTCTGGATACCACCGCTACTAAGCAGGTGCTACATATCTTGCGTAGCAACGCTTTCCCAACTACCCTATGA
- a CDS encoding EamA family transporter, which translates to MNWLPLALLTALCLAGYNFFIKLAADSLPPAVGAVVLQLVAAGLGAAWLLRQWLAGQPLAVSGRGLGLAALAGLCVGLAEMLTFVVFRRGVPASVGTPVIVGGSVLLATLLGLLVLRESLTLGQVGGLALIVGGIGLLARG; encoded by the coding sequence ATGAACTGGCTCCCCCTGGCCCTGCTCACGGCGCTGTGCCTGGCGGGCTATAACTTCTTTATCAAGCTGGCCGCCGACTCCCTACCCCCCGCCGTGGGCGCGGTGGTGCTGCAGCTGGTGGCGGCCGGGCTGGGCGCGGCGTGGCTGCTGCGCCAGTGGCTGGCGGGACAGCCGCTGGCCGTATCGGGCCGCGGGCTGGGGCTGGCGGCGCTGGCTGGCCTGTGCGTGGGGCTGGCCGAGATGCTGACTTTCGTGGTGTTTCGGCGCGGGGTACCGGCCTCGGTGGGCACGCCCGTCATTGTGGGCGGCTCGGTGCTGCTGGCCACGCTGCTGGGGCTACTGGTGCTACGCGAAAGCCTCACGCTGGGCCAGGTGGGTGGGCTGGCGCTCATCGTGGGGGGGATTGGGCTGCTGGCGCGGGGGTAG